The following coding sequences lie in one Capsicum annuum cultivar UCD-10X-F1 chromosome 5, UCD10Xv1.1, whole genome shotgun sequence genomic window:
- the LOC107871290 gene encoding protein LTO1 homolog, with translation MQQNHYDILIFDGLGEVSMSSQTVNTVEDIFDSSLNLEDTHYKEGYSEGYTDGLSSGKDEGNQVGLKTGFEVGEELGFYRGCIEVWNAAILVEPTCFSSRVQKNIKQMDELLRKYPFPDPENESATDTIDSLRLKFRTISATLNIRLEYDGYPKASTIDKSGF, from the coding sequence ATATTCTAATATTTGACGGTCTTGGTGAAGTATCCATGAGTTCTCAGACCGTTAATACAGTTGAAGACATTTTTGACTCATCATTGAATCTAGAGGACACTCATTACAAAGAAGGATACTCGGAAGGCTATACGGATGGTCTAAGTTCTGGTAAAGATGAAGGCAACCAGGTAGGGCTCAAAACGGGGTTCGAAGTAGGCGAAGAATTAGGGTTTTACAGAGGTTGTATTGAAGTCTGGAATGCTGCAATCCTAGTTGAACCAACCTGTTTCTCATCCCGAGTGCAGAAAAACATCAAACAGATGGATGAATTGCTCCGTAAATACCCCTTCCCTGATCCAGAGAACGAGTCCGCCACTGATACTATTGATTCTTTGAGATTGAaatttagaactattagtgcaaccCTGAATATTAGACTGGAGTATGATGGGTACCCCAAAGCCTCTACAATCGATAAGTCCGGATTCTAA